In Chitinophaga sp. H8, the sequence TGATCCGTGATATCAACCATCCGGCAGCAGGTATCATGCTGGACGGATTTCATATGGGGATAGAAGAAAAGAATATGGAGGAGGCGATCGTGGCGGCGGGTAAACGCTTGCTGCATGTGCAGGTCTCTGAAAATGACCGGGGTATCCCCGGCAGCGGACAAACGCAATGGCAGTCACTTAAACAGGGGCTGGAACGGATCAACTATCAGGGCGTGGTAGCGATCGAAAGTTTCACCCCGGCCATAAAAGAACTGGCCGGAGCAGTATGTATCTGGAAAAACCTGGCCGACGATCAGGACCAGTTTGCTATAGAAGGATTCCACTTTTTACAACAACTGTTTAAAAGCTAAGCCATGAGCCATCAAAAAATTAATATCGCCATCGTAGGATTAGGTTTTGGGGCAGAATTCATCCCCATCTATAAAAAACATCCGCATGCCAACCTGGTAGCGATTTGTCAGCGCAATAAAACCAGGCTGGATGCCATCGGGGATGCTTTTGATATCGCCAAAAGATATACAGATTATGATGAGCTGCTGAAAGACCCGGAGATAGATGCCGTACATATCAATACACCGATCCCGGATCATGGCATACAATCCATCAAAGCGCTGAAGGCGGGCAAACATGTGGCATGTACCGTGCCTATGGCTACTACAGTAGCAGAATGTGAGGAGATCGTGCGGCTTACCAAGGCCAGTGGGCTTACCTATATGATGATGGAAACAGTGGTATATGCCCGTGAGTTCCTGTTTATGAAATCACTGTATGAAAAGGGCGAACTGGGTAAGGTGCAGTTTATGAAAGCCAGTCACCAGCAGGATATGGACGGCTGGCCCAATTACTGGCCGGGACTGCCACCTATGCATTATGCTACTCATTGTGTAGGGCCGGTGCTGGGGTTACTGCGCAGTGAAGCAGAATATGTTTCCTGTCTGGGATCAGGTACCATCCGGGAAGAACTGCAGGCACATTATAATTCTCCCTATGCTGTGGAAACCACCCATATCAAATTGCGTAATTCCGACCTGTGCGCGCAGGTATACCGTTCTCTTTTTGATGTGGCCAGGCAATACCGGGAGAGCTTTGAGGTATATGGTTCTAAAAGATCGGTAGAATGGCCGCTGATAGAAGGAGAGGAATTAATCGTACATACGGCGAAGTTACCGGAAACGGATATCCCTGCTAAGGTGGCCTGTCCGGATTTCGCCGAATTATTGCCGGAGTCCATCCGTTCTTTTACTACCAAAGGCGTATATGATGCGGATGAACATCAGCACCTGTCTTTCACCCAGGGAGGCGGGCATGGCGGATCACATCCGCACCTGGTACATCAGTTTGTGAATGCGCTGGTAACAAAGACCGCGCCTTATCCTAATGCGGTACAATCGGCCAATATCACTTGTGTGGGTATCCTGGCACATGAGTCTGCCAGGCAGGGAGGAAAGATCATCTACTTGCCGGAGTTTACCCTGTCTTCTTAAGCGTAATAATTATGAAAAAAAATACCTGCCTGTTTATTCAGGCAGGTATTTTTTTATCATAAATAACCAGTAACTATTGCAGTAATTGGGCGAGCTTATCTTCCAGTGTTTTGCCACGGAGATTTTTAGCGACGATCTTTCCTTCCGGGTTGATCAGGAAATTGGCCGGGATACCTGATACGCCGTACAATTGTGCCGCTTCATTTTTCCAACCTTTCAGGTCAGATACCTGCGGCCACAATAAGCCGTCATCATGAATAGCCTGCATCCAGAATGATTTGCCATTTTCCTGGTCGAGTGAAACGCCCAGGATTTCGAAGTTCTTATCTTTAAATGCTTTGTAGGCAGTTACCACATTAGGGTTTTCTGCCCGGCAGGGACCGCACCAGCTGGCCCAGAAATCAATCAGCACATATTTGCCTCTGAAGTCGGTGAGAGAAACTGGTTTGCCGAGGGTATCATTTTGGGTAAATACTGGCGCCATTACACCAATCGCCGTTTTGCGTTGTGTGTCCAGCATTTTTGCAAAGCGCACCCCTGATTTACTTTCCCGTACTGACTTTGACAGCAACTTAAAAATGGGCTCCACTTTTTCAGGATCAGGGTCGTAACCTGCCCATTCTGATAAAGCATCCAGGCTTACACTTGTTTTAGGATTGGCTTTCATGAACTTCACCAGCACTTTCTGCTGTTCATCTTTAATAGCCTTATTCTCTTCGCGGTATTTCTTTTTAAATTCATCCGTAGCCCTTTCATCAGGAGAGGCCGCATAATAGGCTTTGCTCAGCTCGGCATTCTGTTTGTCTACGTTCGTCAGACTGGCTTTATACTGATTGAAATACTTGTTGGCTACTCCACCGGTCACTTTTGCATGCAGGATAGAGTCCGGTGTAGTAACAATAAGATTACCTTTTTCCAGGTAAAAGGTAAAGCGGTTGGCTGTAAAGGATTTTTCCAGCGTACTGCCGGTAAACAAAAATGCTTTTGCAGGTGCTTCCATTTCACCGGTAAATACAAACTTACCATCCCTGATTTCAGCAGAATCTATGATACGTCCTTTTTCGTTACCGGAGTAGAGGTAGGCTTTAGGGTCTGTATTATTTTTTCCCAATGTACCATTGATGGTGTATTTATCGTCCTGTGCATGGACCAGTTGTGGTAGCACCAGTGCAGCGATGATAGGTAGTCTTTTCATATTGTGATTAAATTGTTTTAAGAATGGTTGGGTTGTTATTATTGCTATTCATCATGTTTCTGACGATAAAGGTTACCGGTAGCTTGTATATCCCAGTCGTAGCTTTTGAAGTATTTAATGATGATTTCATACTTTTTAGCTCTGGCAGGGCTGTTGTCCAGGTATTTTGTTTTGATGTTACTGTAGGATTCCAGTGCCAGCAATTCCAGCCATTCAGCGAAGTCAGATTCAAAAGTGGTAGAACCGGAAGCCGTAATAAAACCACCATTTTTTGCCAGTTCTTCTTTAGCCGCAATCCATTTTTCAAGGTCACCATCATTATCCAACTCTTTATCTAATTTGTCCAATGCCTGACGATTATCGTAAGCTTTACCTGCCAGTGCAAATTCCAGGATAGGTGCTTCCATACGGGCTCCTACCATAATCCCGATGTTACTCCAGATCTGGTGAGCTAATACACTGTCCTGGTAGTAGTGGTTTTCCGGATCCGTGATAGGCAATGCATCTTTCAGGTGGTTGGGCCAGCAGATCACCAGGCGGCTGCGTCCTATCCTTTTAAGCTCAGATGCCCAATAGCCTGCCCCATAGGTTTTTACAAAGAAAAACTCCAGTGGGAAAAAGGTTTTGGCATATTTATCCGATACTCCGGACAACAGTTTTTTGGAATAGATCAATGCACTTTCCCGGTCGGCATCTTCGATCTTACCCACCCCATAGCGGTTGAAAGGATCGGTATCCAGGATGGCATTGGTCACTTCTTTCCAGTTGTTAAAATCCATGCGCACCCATACGTTGTATTTTCCGTACAGTTCTTTCACCATTGGTGCCGCATCAGCAGGGGGCGTGAATTGTTGTACAATCCCTAAGTTGTCGGTGATGCCTGGTGCGGCTTCTTTTTTACAGCTGGTAGACAAAATGCCGGCAGCTGCGAGGAGGAGTATATAGCAATAATTTGTTTTCATGACTGGTTGTTTTTAGATAAAATGATCAGGGATTTAGTGGCATATCCGGGCTGTTGGTTTGTTCCGACAGCGGGATTTGCAGCAGGTAACGTGGATCTCCCTGTTTCAGTTTGTATTCCACCCCATTTTTGTAAAGGTGTGTGAGAGCAGGCTTCCCTAATCTTCTCAGATCAAACCAACGCATGCCACCGTCAAAGGCCATTTCCACACGGCGTTCTTCCAGTACACGTTGCAGGAGTTGTTCGTCATTAAAATCTGCTGATTTAAGCGGGGCATAATCTGTTTTTTTGATCCTTTTCTGCAACAGGTTATTGATGTCTGTGAGCGCTTTATCTTTTTGTTTTAAGCGGGCATATGCTTCTGCACGGGTTACATAAGCCTCGCTTACTTTCATCCCGATGTAGTAAGATGGATTTTCCTGTTTGGCATACATATTATAGATCGTAGTACCGGTTTCAAATCCTTCTGGTGTATTGGTATCCATCAGGGAAGCGAAGATATACTGACGGTAATCCATCTTGTTAGGCCTTTGACATAAAGCCAGGAGTTCAAGAGACGGTTTGAACATATAAGTACCATAATAGAAAATGTTACCATTAGCCTTTCCTCCAACATAAAAAAGCACTTCATTTTTATAATCGGAATCAACGAAGCCAAATGTTCCGGAGAAAGCATAGGAAGGATGATCAGCTTTATCTACAATTGCCTGAATATTATTCATATCAAATAATGGTTTGGCAACGATGATATCAGAAGCGGCGGCGATTGCTTTTTCATAATCTCCCATAAATAAGTGTACCCTTGCTTTGAAGAGCTGCAGGGAGGTAGCATCAAAGCGGAACTTGTTAGTGGTTTTCTTACCTGCCAGCAAGGGGGTAGCAGCATCCAGGTCTGACAGGATCTGCGCCCAAACCTTTTCAACTGGTTCCCTTACATTGTTTTGGGTATTCTGATGCACATCCTTTGCGCTCAGTGGCATAGGTACACCATGCGCTTTGAGGGTGGTGGGAGCGTAAGGTTCTGCATACAGATTTACCAGGTAAAAATAGGAGAAGGCCCGTAATGCAAATGCTTCTCCCTTCACGGTTTCAAACAGGTCTTTTTCGGCAGGTGATGGCGTACGGCTGGCAAATTCATCCAGTACGGTATTGGCACAGTAGATGGATTTATACAATTGCCCCCAGTACGGGTCTTCTTCCACACCATCCAGTTGTTTGGTTTCAGACCAGGCAAACCAGGGCTCATTGGCTTTCTCAGGAGTCCGGGTGCTACTCAGGTTGGCATATACATTGTCGGTCATCAGGTCGGTTTTCATAAAGAAATCCGTTTTAGGATAACCACCCATTAATACAGATTCATAATCGCTGATGCTCACTGGTATCATACTGTTCACCGGTTTGATATCGAGCAGTTTATTGCAGCTGCTGACAGTGATGGCCAGCAGAAGTATACTAGTGATGATGTTTATTTTTTTCATAAAATAATCCCCGTTTAGAACTGAAGTGATAAGGAAAAAGAGTAGGAGCGAGGCACCGGCAGATAAGTGTTTCCAAAGGAAACGTTGGCCGAGTTGGTAGCACTGTATCTCATAACAGCGCCGGTGGCTTCCGGATCCTGTCCTTTCAGCTGGCTGTTTTTCCATACATGCAGGTTATTACCCTGGAGCATGAAGCGGATATTCTGAATGCCTTTCTGACGCATTTTTGCATTGTAGAGGTCATAGCTGAGAGATACGTTTTGCAGGCGTACAAAATCACCTTTTACGGTTCTCAGGTCGCTGTTGTCATACATCTTTGCATTGTAAGGGCTGCTGCCGGTTACTGCCAGGTCCCATGGATCTGATTCCAGTACGGGAACATTGGTATGCAGTTCATCACCTGGTTCGCGCCACCTGCTGGCCCATTCTTTAGACATATTGGCTGTAGCTTCGGGGAAGCCGAATGCATAACCCTGTGAGAGGTTTCTTAACCGGATCACGTTCCCAAAGCTCCCTACCAGCATGGCGGAAAGGGTAAACTTCTTATAGGAGAACGTATTGGTAAATCCACCCTGTACCAAAGGCATGGTAGTACCGGAGTATACCAGTCCATCCAGTGATTTCATACCATATAGTACGGTTTCACCTGGTTTATTGGTGTAGAAAGTAGCGCGGCCGTCTTTATTCAAACCGGCAAACTGATAAGACCATAAGCCATTGATGGGCTTACCGATCACGGCGGAGGCTGCGTAGTTGGTACGTTGTGCATCCGTGAGGGAGTTGACGGTAGGGAGGGAGTACACATCCAGTACCTCGTTTTTGTTATAGCCTACATTAATGTTGGTGGTCCATCTGAACACTTTGTTATCTATGTTAATGGAATTCAGTGAAAATTCCACCCCGCTATTTTTCATGGAGGCCCAGTTGACCTGAACGGTATTAAACCCGGATACCTGTGATACGCGTTTGCTACCTAAGAGATCCATCCCTTTTTTGCTGTAGTATTCAATGGTACCGGTGAGTCTACGTTTCCACAATCCTATTTCGAGGGCCAGGTTGGTGGTGTAGTTCATTTCCCATTTCAGGTTAGGATTTTTAGGCGCAGTGATGACCAGGTAACCTTCTTTGTTGATGACGTCGGTAGTGCCTATTGTAGCTACCAGATCAGAGTAGGCCTGAGAGGCTACATTTCCCTGGCTGCCATAGGAAGCACGGAGGGTGAGGTAGCTTAACCAGTCTTTATTGGCAAAGAAATTTTCTTCTTTTAATTGGTAGTTCAGGCCCACTGCCCATAATGGCTGGAACAGCTGGTTGGTTTTTAGACCAAAGCGGTTGGACCCATCCGTACGTGCGTTGAAGCTAACGGTATAGCGGTTTTTATAGGTATAGCCGGTAGTACCAAAGTAAGACACTGCTGCGGTTTCGTTCAGGCTCTGGCGCCAGTAAGGCACACCCAGATATTCCATGAGCGCAAACTGTGGTACCTGCTGATGGCCACGGTCGTGCACATAGCCATATATCTCAGTGGTTTCATCTTCAAACCGGGATTTCCGTATTTCCTGGCCAGCCATCACATCAAAGCGATGATCTGCATTGATCACGGGCATCCAGGATACCTGGTTACGGAGTGTAATAGAATTGTTGTTGATGGATTTCCCTTTGCGGTAACCACCATCTGTCCATAAGTTCACCGCTACATAATCCACGGTCGTAAAGATGTCTTTCTTCCGTTGTTTTACAAAGTAGCTGTTTTCTGTTGCCACATCTTCTTCAGAAGTATGTTGGTTGGCAAAGGAGAACAAGCTGGTAAACATAAGAGAGCGCAATGGTTTCCATTCTACGTCTACGGTACCACGTATGCCGAAGTTTCTGGAGTTACGCCATCCAAATTCCCGGTTCTCCATGAAGTTGTATTTTTCACCGGTGTAGTAGAGGTGGTTGTAATTGCCGTTTTCATCAAAAGCATTTTGTGCCCTTGTAGTATAGATAGACCATTCAAAAGGGTTTTCGCGGGAGTCTGTAGCAAAGAAGCTCTTATTATCACGCATGTTTACATCCAGCATACCACCTACCCGGAGGGTGTTAGCTATTTTGGTATATACTTTAGCGGAGCCGGTATATGTTTTTTGTCCTGTTTTTAATGCCGTAGCCTGTTCGTCCATGTAGCTGCCGGAGAGGTAGAAGGTTGTTTTTTCATTCCCTCCTGAGATGTTCAGGTTTTGGCGGTGGGTAACGGCGTTACGGAACAGGTATTGGAACCAGTCGGTATTTACATTTTCGAGCTGGTTTACTTTCTTTTCGAAGTCGGCCCAGGACATTTTACGGTCATGTACGTCAATGAAGTAACGTTCAAAATCGGAAGCGGTACCATATTGGCCTGTTCTGGGAGAGGTAGCATTTAAAATTCCTCTGCGGATCATTTCCAGGTTTACGTCTGTTCTTTCCCGGGAGTCCATCATATAGGCATCTTCAATACGGGGGCGCATGCCCACCGTTACGAAGCTGGTAAAGTTCATCCTGGTTTTACCGGCAGTCCCTTTTTTGGAGGTGAGCACGATTACACCATTCGCTGCTTTAGTACCATAGATAGCAGTAGCCGCCGCATCTTTCAATACGTTGATACTTTCAATATCTTCCACGTTGATCCCGCCGATACCGGAAGCGATCAGGTTCCTGTTGTTCATGATATCATCTACAGAAGCATTGATAGGATCATCGAGGATGATACCATCCACTACCCACAAAGGCTGTACGTTGCCACTGAGGGTAGATGTACCCCGGATCCTGATCTGTGGTACTGCACCCGGCGCACCGGAAGTACTCATCACCGTCATCCCCGGCACCTGGCCCTGTAATAATTTGTCGATATTAGGTTGGTTGATGTTTTTGAGGTTGTCCATGTTGACAGACGTGATGGAAGCTGTTAAGCTGCGGCGTTCTATTTTCTGGTAACCGGTTACTACTACTTCATTTACGCTACGGTCTTCCGGTTTCATGCGTATGTTGAGCGTAGCCAGGCCGGTCAGCTTTTCTTCATGACTTTTATAGCCTATAAAAGAAAACACCAGGGTGGCATTAGGCGTAGGAACATTCAGGTAAAAGATACCTTCTTCGTTGGTAACGGTACCAATTTGTGTACCCTTTACTTTCACACTTACCCCGATCAGGGGCATTCCCTGCGCGTCCAGCACCTTTCCGCGGATGTTGGTTTGTACTACGGTAGCTTCCATTTCAACAACGCTGGCAGCCGTCTTTTTAGGCTTGATGAGGATGGTGTTATTATCCTCAATGCTGTAGGTGAGTGGTTGATTGCTGACCAGTTGATCGAGCGCTTCTTTCAGTGGCGTTTCTTTAAACTGTGTGGTAACCGTACGGGTATTCCTGAGCATTTCATTGCTGTAGAGGAACTGGAAGCCCGTTTGTTTCCGGATTTCTTCAAACACCCGTTGTACGGGTACATTGGTTTCAGAAAGGGTTACCTTTTGCGGGTATACCCTGGCGCTTACTTGGAGGCACACAACAAGCAGCAGCATCCCTGTGATCTTCATAAACAAAAAAGATTTTTTAAGATTCCTGTTGGCAACCATGCTGATGGTGGGAGCTGGTCTGGTTTTTACGGTTGATAATGGTATGCAATAAGGGAAAATACCCCTTTTGGAGTATAGAGATTCTCTCATATCTTCGTGTTGTTTGGATTTACGATTAGTTGGTTTGATAAAATCATAGCTAAAGTCTGGTGTTGGATCCTACTCTTAACCAGGCTTGATGAATCCGAATGTTACCGGGAACGCTCCAACGTTTCCGGTTTTTTTCAGTTTTGTTTTTCCAGTTATTTAAAAATCAGTCATATGCCGGTCCTCCCGTACCGGTGTTTATTTATTTTAAAACCAGGATAATATCTTTTTCACCTGCGCCGGGTGCGGTAGCCTTCTGAATACGGAAGCGGGCATCCCCGGTAGCTTCCAGCATCGCGATCACTTTTGACAGTGGGCTGCTGCGTTTAATTCCGCCGGTGTAGTGTACTTCCGGTATTTTACCTTCATACTTTACATCTATATCGTACCATCTTTCCAGCTGGTGCATAATATCCGCGATGTTGGTGTTATCCAGCTGGAACAGGCCATTTTTCCAGGCCACGGCATCCGCAGCAGATACGGTTGTAACCGGAATGGTGCCAGTACCGGAAACCACCGATTGCTGTCCGGGTTTGAGTACTACGCTGGCAGCGGGCTGTTGCGCCGCCGCAGGCAGGCTCACCCTTACACTTCCTTGCAGCAGGGTGGTTTTAGTATTAGATTCATTTTCGTAGGCATTGATATTGAACTGTGTGCCCAGCACTTCTACCAGTTGGTTGCCACCCCATACCCGGAAGGGCATATCGGTATTTTTAGCCACTTCAAAATAGGCTTCGCCGGTGAGTACCACGGTCCTGTCTTTGCCGGTAAAAGCGGTGGGGAATTTCAAGGAAGAAGCCGCGTTCAGCCATACTTTGGTACCATCCGGGAGGGTAAGCCTGAATTGGCCGCCTCTGGGAGTCGTGAGTGTATTAAAGCTCACTTCGGTTTGTGTGCTTTGGGGGCTGTATTGTAACTGCCCGCCTTGCTGGCTGATGGCGGTATTTCCTTGTTTGATCACCTGGTGGCCGGTGCTGTCGAGCACGATAGCCGCGCCATTGGCAAGCGTGAGTACTGCTTTCTCTGTACCGGGGGCCACATCTGCAGCAGGTATACTGGCTATAGGAGCTGGTGTTTGCGGACGCAGCAGATAAGCAGCTGCTCCCAGCAGCAGAATAATAGCCGCTGCTGCCGCCCACCAGCGGTATCGTATTATTGCCGGGCGGGAGTTGGTAGCGGGTTGTGGTACTGCTTCCATTACTGGTTGGTGCGCTGTAATCGCCTTAACAGCCGCCTGTATAGC encodes:
- a CDS encoding RagB/SusD family nutrient uptake outer membrane protein, translating into MKKINIITSILLLAITVSSCNKLLDIKPVNSMIPVSISDYESVLMGGYPKTDFFMKTDLMTDNVYANLSSTRTPEKANEPWFAWSETKQLDGVEEDPYWGQLYKSIYCANTVLDEFASRTPSPAEKDLFETVKGEAFALRAFSYFYLVNLYAEPYAPTTLKAHGVPMPLSAKDVHQNTQNNVREPVEKVWAQILSDLDAATPLLAGKKTTNKFRFDATSLQLFKARVHLFMGDYEKAIAAASDIIVAKPLFDMNNIQAIVDKADHPSYAFSGTFGFVDSDYKNEVLFYVGGKANGNIFYYGTYMFKPSLELLALCQRPNKMDYRQYIFASLMDTNTPEGFETGTTIYNMYAKQENPSYYIGMKVSEAYVTRAEAYARLKQKDKALTDINNLLQKRIKKTDYAPLKSADFNDEQLLQRVLEERRVEMAFDGGMRWFDLRRLGKPALTHLYKNGVEYKLKQGDPRYLLQIPLSEQTNSPDMPLNP
- a CDS encoding SusC/RagA family TonB-linked outer membrane protein — translated: MRESLYSKRGIFPYCIPLSTVKTRPAPTISMVANRNLKKSFLFMKITGMLLLVVCLQVSARVYPQKVTLSETNVPVQRVFEEIRKQTGFQFLYSNEMLRNTRTVTTQFKETPLKEALDQLVSNQPLTYSIEDNNTILIKPKKTAASVVEMEATVVQTNIRGKVLDAQGMPLIGVSVKVKGTQIGTVTNEEGIFYLNVPTPNATLVFSFIGYKSHEEKLTGLATLNIRMKPEDRSVNEVVVTGYQKIERRSLTASITSVNMDNLKNINQPNIDKLLQGQVPGMTVMSTSGAPGAVPQIRIRGTSTLSGNVQPLWVVDGIILDDPINASVDDIMNNRNLIASGIGGINVEDIESINVLKDAAATAIYGTKAANGVIVLTSKKGTAGKTRMNFTSFVTVGMRPRIEDAYMMDSRERTDVNLEMIRRGILNATSPRTGQYGTASDFERYFIDVHDRKMSWADFEKKVNQLENVNTDWFQYLFRNAVTHRQNLNISGGNEKTTFYLSGSYMDEQATALKTGQKTYTGSAKVYTKIANTLRVGGMLDVNMRDNKSFFATDSRENPFEWSIYTTRAQNAFDENGNYNHLYYTGEKYNFMENREFGWRNSRNFGIRGTVDVEWKPLRSLMFTSLFSFANQHTSEEDVATENSYFVKQRKKDIFTTVDYVAVNLWTDGGYRKGKSINNNSITLRNQVSWMPVINADHRFDVMAGQEIRKSRFEDETTEIYGYVHDRGHQQVPQFALMEYLGVPYWRQSLNETAAVSYFGTTGYTYKNRYTVSFNARTDGSNRFGLKTNQLFQPLWAVGLNYQLKEENFFANKDWLSYLTLRASYGSQGNVASQAYSDLVATIGTTDVINKEGYLVITAPKNPNLKWEMNYTTNLALEIGLWKRRLTGTIEYYSKKGMDLLGSKRVSQVSGFNTVQVNWASMKNSGVEFSLNSINIDNKVFRWTTNINVGYNKNEVLDVYSLPTVNSLTDAQRTNYAASAVIGKPINGLWSYQFAGLNKDGRATFYTNKPGETVLYGMKSLDGLVYSGTTMPLVQGGFTNTFSYKKFTLSAMLVGSFGNVIRLRNLSQGYAFGFPEATANMSKEWASRWREPGDELHTNVPVLESDPWDLAVTGSSPYNAKMYDNSDLRTVKGDFVRLQNVSLSYDLYNAKMRQKGIQNIRFMLQGNNLHVWKNSQLKGQDPEATGAVMRYSATNSANVSFGNTYLPVPRSYSFSLSLQF
- a CDS encoding FecR family protein, with the protein product MNQSRLAYLFTQYTNGNATPEEMAAFSELTADPAYQEQLTALIDQLFLQAPGKTQMPEAAIQAAVKAITAHQPVMEAVPQPATNSRPAIIRYRWWAAAAAIILLLGAAAYLLRPQTPAPIASIPAADVAPGTEKAVLTLANGAAIVLDSTGHQVIKQGNTAISQQGGQLQYSPQSTQTEVSFNTLTTPRGGQFRLTLPDGTKVWLNAASSLKFPTAFTGKDRTVVLTGEAYFEVAKNTDMPFRVWGGNQLVEVLGTQFNINAYENESNTKTTLLQGSVRVSLPAAAQQPAASVVLKPGQQSVVSGTGTIPVTTVSAADAVAWKNGLFQLDNTNIADIMHQLERWYDIDVKYEGKIPEVHYTGGIKRSSPLSKVIAMLEATGDARFRIQKATAPGAGEKDIILVLK
- a CDS encoding Gfo/Idh/MocA family protein, whose protein sequence is MSHQKINIAIVGLGFGAEFIPIYKKHPHANLVAICQRNKTRLDAIGDAFDIAKRYTDYDELLKDPEIDAVHINTPIPDHGIQSIKALKAGKHVACTVPMATTVAECEEIVRLTKASGLTYMMMETVVYAREFLFMKSLYEKGELGKVQFMKASHQQDMDGWPNYWPGLPPMHYATHCVGPVLGLLRSEAEYVSCLGSGTIREELQAHYNSPYAVETTHIKLRNSDLCAQVYRSLFDVARQYRESFEVYGSKRSVEWPLIEGEELIVHTAKLPETDIPAKVACPDFAELLPESIRSFTTKGVYDADEHQHLSFTQGGGHGGSHPHLVHQFVNALVTKTAPYPNAVQSANITCVGILAHESARQGGKIIYLPEFTLSS
- a CDS encoding TlpA disulfide reductase family protein; the encoded protein is MKRLPIIAALVLPQLVHAQDDKYTINGTLGKNNTDPKAYLYSGNEKGRIIDSAEIRDGKFVFTGEMEAPAKAFLFTGSTLEKSFTANRFTFYLEKGNLIVTTPDSILHAKVTGGVANKYFNQYKASLTNVDKQNAELSKAYYAASPDERATDEFKKKYREENKAIKDEQQKVLVKFMKANPKTSVSLDALSEWAGYDPDPEKVEPIFKLLSKSVRESKSGVRFAKMLDTQRKTAIGVMAPVFTQNDTLGKPVSLTDFRGKYVLIDFWASWCGPCRAENPNVVTAYKAFKDKNFEILGVSLDQENGKSFWMQAIHDDGLLWPQVSDLKGWKNEAAQLYGVSGIPANFLINPEGKIVAKNLRGKTLEDKLAQLLQ